The Anabas testudineus chromosome 14, fAnaTes1.2, whole genome shotgun sequence genome includes a region encoding these proteins:
- the LOC113171159 gene encoding olfactory receptor 2AT4-like produces MSFVKSAVNDSVIIHPPGFYIIGFQTFPLISVYFIFLTFVYVVTVVSNTVLIYIIASNRSLHTPKFLAVVNLAVIDLILNTSTIPSMIKIFLLKDNFIPFNLCLVQMYVFFAVTTLESHALAILAYDRLIAICFPLRQNSINTLRSMSCIVSLIWGFSLGISAFAIGIMTQLSFCSSLSVFSYFCDYAPVFRLACNDYTLQWSVGSWLTVLLLGGPFIFIFLSYVSILVTVFRMKSLDSRVKTLATCVEHLIIVAVYYIPLIAIFTTEFYLRLIDPDQRVLSLSLASCIPPCVNPIVYSLKTKEIKTRALALVRKNKIDIDQHRRAFLTMHVCLERKAAKVF; encoded by the coding sequence ATGTCTTTCGTCAAGTCTGCTGTGAACGACTCTGTCATCATTCATCCTCCGGGTTTTTATATCATCGGATTTCAGACATTTCCATTGATCAGTGtctatttcatatttttaacatttgtctATGTGGTTACAGTAGTCTCAAATACTGTGTTGATTTACATAATTGCATCTAATCGTTCTTTACACACTCCAAAGTTTCTGGCTGTGGTCAATCTTGCAGTAATTGACTTAATACTAAACACATCTACAATTCCCAGCATGATAAAAATATTTCTCTTGAAAGACAACTTTATTccttttaatttatgtttggtacaaatgtatgttttctttgctgttacAACCTTGGAGTCACATGCACTTGCTATACTTGCCTATGACAGGTTGATTGCTATATGTTTTCCCCTGCGTCAGAACTCAATTAACACTCTCCGGAGCATGTCCTGTATCGTCAGCCTGATCTGGGGTTTTTCTCTGGGAATCAGTGCCTTTGCAATAGGTATAATGACTCAACTGTCTTTTTGCAGTTCTCTAAGTGTGTTCAGTTATTTCTGTGACTATGCACCTGTATTTAGACTCGCCTGTAATGATTACACACTGCAGTGGTCTGTGGGCTCCTGGCTCACTGTTCTGCTTCTTGGAGGaccttttatctttatttttctgtcatatGTCAGCATCCTGGTGACTGTGTTCAGGATGAAATCTTTAGATAGTCGAGTGAAAACTTTAGCAACTTGTGTTGAGCATCTGATCATTGTTGCTGTATATTACATTCCTCTTATCGCAATTTTTACTACTGAGTTTTATCTGCGGCTCATTGACCCAGACCAGCGGGtgctcagtctgtctctggCTTCTTGCATACCACCCTGTGTCAATCCTATTGTGTATTCtttgaaaaccaaagagatAAAAACCAGAGCTTTGGCCCTggttagaaaaaacaaaattgaCATTGACCAACATAGGAGAGCATTTTTGACTATGCATGTTTGTTTAGAGCGTAAAGCAGCAAAAGTATTTTAG
- the LOC113171161 gene encoding olfactory receptor 2AT4-like, which yields MSLIRSVLNDSVLIHPPGFYIIGFQTFPFITVYFIFLAFVYVVTLLFNSLVICVIAFNHSLHTPKFLAVANLAVSDVILSTSIIPGMIKIFLFKDNFVPFNLCFVQMYVYYSFVSLESFALAILAYDRLIAICFPLRQNSINTLWSMSCIVGLTSCFGLGINAFAIGIMTRLSFCGSLNVFSYFCDYAPVFRLACNDNTLQWAMATFLTFLLLGGPFTFIFLSYVSILVTVFRMKSLDSRVKALATCVEHLILVAVFYIPLITIFTVGFYLRLIDPDQRVLSLSLASCIPPCVNPIVYSLKTKEIKTRALALVRKPT from the coding sequence ATGTCTTTAATCAGGTCTGTTCTGAACGACTCTGTCCTCATTCATCCTCCAGGTTTTTATATCATCGGATTTCAGACATTTCCATTCATCACTGTCTACTTCATATTTCTAGCGTTTGTCTATGTGGTTACACTGCTGTTCAATAGTTTGGTGATTTGCGTAATTGCATTTAATCATTCTTTACACACTCCAAAATTTTTGGCTGTGGCAAATCTTGCAGTAAGTGACGTAATACTAAGCACATCTATTATTCCAGGTATGATAAAAATATTCCTCTTTAAAGACAACTTTGTTCCATTCAACTTATGTTTTGTACAAATGTATGTTTACTATTCTTTTGTGAGTTTGGAGTCATTTGCACTTGCTATACTTGCCTATGACAGGTTGATTGCTATATGTTTTCCCCTACGTCAGAACTCAATCAACACTCTCTGGAGCATGTCTTGCATTGTCGGCTTGACTTCATGTTTTGGTTTGGGCATAAACGCGTTTGCAATAGGTATAATGACTCGACTGTCTTTTTGCGGTTCTCTCAATGTGTTCAGTTATTTCTGTGACTATGCACCTGTATTCAGACTCGCCTGTAATGATAACACACTGCAGTGGGCCATGGCAACATTTCTTACTTTCCTGCTTCTTGGAGGAccctttacttttatttttctgtcatatGTCAGCATCCTGGTGACTGTGTTCAGGATGAAATCTTTAGATAGTCGAGTGAAAGCTTTGGCAACTTGTGTTGAGCATCTGATTCTTGTTGCTGTATTTTACATTCCTCTTATTACCATTTTTACTGTGGGGTTTTATCTGCGGCTCATTGATCCAGACCAGCGGGtgctcagtctgtctctggCCTCTTGCATACCACCCTGTGTCAATCCTATTGTGTATTCTTTAAAAACCAAAGAGATCAAAACCAGAGCCCTGGCACTTGTAAGAAAACCTACGTAG
- the LOC113171164 gene encoding olfactory receptor 51E2-like: protein MFFIGTVLNDSSFIIHPGFYIIGFQTFPFISVYFIFLAFIYVVTLLFNSLVIYIIASNHSLHTPKFLAVANLAVIDVILSTSIIPGMIKIFLFKNNFVPFNLCFVQMYVYYAFGTLESFALAILAYDRLIAICFPLRQNSINTLRSMSCIVGLTSCFALGIIAFPVGIMTRLSFCSSVNVFSYFCDYAPVFRLACNDNTLQWSVGSSLSVLILAGPFTFIFLSYVSILVTVFRMKSLDSRVKALATCVEHLILVAVFFIPLITIFTVGFYLRLIDPDQRVLCLSLASCIPPCVNPIVYSLKTKEIKTRALILIRKNKSDSDQHRRKY, encoded by the coding sequence ATGTTTTTTATCGGAACAGTGTTGAACGactcatcattcatcattcatccaGGTTTTTATATCATCGGATTTCAGACATTTCCATTTATCAGTgtctattttatatttctagCATTTATCTATGTGGTAACACTGCTGTTCAATAGTTTGGTTATTTATATAATTGCATCTAATCATTCTTTACACACTCCAAAATTTTTGGCTGTGGCAAATCTCGCAGTGATAGATGTAATCCTAAGCACATCTATTATTCCAGGTATGATAAAAATATtcctctttaaaaacaactttgttCCATTCAACTTATGTTTTGTACAAATGTATGTTTACTATGCTTTTGGGACTTTAGAGTCATTTGCACTTGCTATTCTTGCCTATGACAGGTTGATTGCTATATGTTTCCCCCTGCGTCAGAACTCAATTAACACTCTCCGGAGCATGTCCTGTATTGTCGGCTTGACTTCATGTTTTGCTTTGGGTATCATTGCATTTCCAGTAGGTATAATGACTCGACTGTCTTTTTGCAGTTCCGTCAATGTGTTCAGTTATTTCTGTGACTATGCACCTGTATTTAGACTCGCCTGTAATGATAACACACTGCAGTGGTCTGTGGGCTCTTCACTTAGTGTCCTGATTCTTGCAGGAccctttacttttatttttctgtcttacGTCAGCATCCTGGTGACCGTGTTCAGGATGAAATCTTTAGATAGTCGAGTGAAAGCGTTGGCCACTTGTGTTGAGCATCTGATTCtagttgctgtgtttttcattccTCTTATTACCATTTTTACTGTGGGGTTTTATCTGCGGCTCATTGATCCAGACCAGCGggttctctgtctgtctctggccTCTTGCATACCACCCTGTGTCAATCCTATTGTGTATTCtttgaaaaccaaagagatAAAAACCAGAGCTTTGATACtgataagaaaaaataaaagtgacagTGACCAACAtagaagaaaatattaa
- the LOC113171162 gene encoding olfactory receptor 2AT4-like, translating to MSFLRTVLNDSVIIHPPGFYIIGFQTFPFISVYYIFLLFVYVVTLLFNSLVIYIIASNRSLHTPKFFAVTNLAVIDVTLSTSIIPGMIKIFLFKDNFVPFNLCLVQMYVYYTFMDLESFALAILAYDRLIAICFPLRQNSINTLRSMSCIVGLTWCFCLGISAFAIGIMTQLSFCGSLNVFSYFCDYAPVFRLACNDNTLQWSVGSSLSVLILGGPLILIFLSYVSILVTVFKMKSLDSRVKALATSVEHLILVAVFYIPLITIFTVGFYLRLIDPDQRVLSLSLASCIPPCVNPIVYSLKTKEIKTRALALVRKTYRHR from the coding sequence ATGTCTTTTCTTAGAACTGTTCTGAACGACTCTGTCATCATTCATCCTCCAGGTTTTTATATCATCGGATTTCAGACATTTCCATTCATCAGTGTCTATTAtatatttctactgtttgtCTATGTGGTTACACTGCTGTTCAATAGTTTGGTGATTTACATAATTGCATCTAATCGTTCTTTACACACTCCTAAATTTTTCGCTGTGACAAATCTCGCAGTGATTGATGTAACCCTAAGCACATCTATTATTCCAGGCATGATAAAAATATTCCTCTTTAAAGACAACTTTGTTCCATTCAACTTATGTTTGGTACAAATGTATGTTTACTATACTTTTATGGATTTAGAATCATTTGCACTTGCTATTCTTGCCTATGATAGGTTGATTGCTATATGTTTTCCCCTGCGTCAGAACTCAATCAACACTCTCCGGAGCATGTCTTGTATTGTCGGCCTGACCTGGTGTTTTTGTCTGGGTATCAGTGCGTTTGCAATAGGTATAATGACTCAACTGTCTTTTTGTGGTTCTCTCAATGTGTTCAGTTATTTCTGTGACTATGCACCTGTATTTAGACTCGCCTGTAATGATAACACACTGCAGTGGTCTGTGGGCTCTTCACTTAGTGTCCTGATTCTTGGAGGACCCctaattttaatttttctttcttacgTCAGCATCCTGGTGACTGTGTTCAAAATGAAATCTTTAGACAGTCGAGTGAAAGCTTTGGCCACTTCTGTTGAGCATCTGATTCTTGTTGCTGTATTTTACATTCCTCTTATTACTATTTTTACTGTGGGGTTTTATCTGCGGCTCATTGATCCAGACCAGCGGGtgctcagtctgtctctggCCTCTTGCATACCACCCTGTGTCAATCCTATTGTGTATTCTTTAAAAACCAAAGAGATCAAAACCAGAGCCCTGGCACTAGTTAGAAAAACGTACAGGCACAGATAA